Proteins from a single region of Harpia harpyja isolate bHarHar1 chromosome 14, bHarHar1 primary haplotype, whole genome shotgun sequence:
- the SLC28A1 gene encoding sodium/nucleoside cotransporter 1, whose product MEENKITLDSLEKGTDNPGFSSMGEERLYDECDGPCGESKEERRREGKGRFSSYCRKALQPASKAKRFCKAHAKVLRMVVLGLLGVAYLCYFIAACWLNFQRALALVVMTAVVVFFICWSLFKKHCGAKVMLLLSPVWKCFQKSWPWLKWLLWVALLGGLITWLALDTSRNPEQLISLAGFCFLVLFLFACSKHHGAVSWRAVFWGLGIEFLFGLLILRTTPGIQAFQWLGDQIQFFLGYTTAGSSFVFGNTLTEEVFAFQALPIVVFFSCVMSILYYLGIMQWLIVKISWLLQVSMGTTPTETLSVAGNIFVGQTEAPLLIRPYLADMTLSEIHTVMTGGFSTIAGSVMGAYISFGIDAASLIAASVMAAPCALAMSKLVYPEVEESKFKGKASIHLSHGQEQNILEAASNGAAASVGLVANIAANLIAFLAVLEFINSALRWFGEMVDIEGLSFQVICSYVFMPVAFLMGADWADSPLVAELLGIKIFLNEFVAYQHLATYKKNRLSGLEEWDGSRKQWISERAERIATFALCGFANLGSIGIMLGGLASMVPQRKGDLASVVLRALLTGCCVSMLNACLAGLLHVPTEVGDCVTFLSTANFSSTSYTMYTCCKQLFASSVLKNGTVSFTGAWAGLAESVLCLTQCCGHYNHTSCLGTT is encoded by the exons atggaagaaaacaagataacCCTGGACAGCCTTGAGAAAGGCACAGATAACCCAGGTTTCAGCTCCATG GGGGAGGAGAGACTCTATGACGAATGTGATGGTCCATGTGGTGAGagcaaagaggagaggagaagagaagggaaagggagatTCTCCTCCTACTGCAG GAAGGCCCTGCAGCCAGCATCCAAGGCAAAGCGCTTCTGCAAGGCTCATGCTAAGGTGTTGAGAATGGTTGTCCTGGGGCTTCTTGGAGTAG CCTACCTGTGCTACTTTATTGCGGCCTGTTGGCTCAACTTCCAGCGAGCCCTTGCCTTGGTTGTCATGACTGCTGTGGTTGTCTTCTTCATCTGCTGGAGCCTCTTCAAGAAGCACTGTGGGGCAAAAGTAATGCTGCTCCTCAGCCCCGTTTGGAAATGCTTCCAAAAGTCCTGGCCGTGGCTGAAATG GCTGCTGTGGGTGGCCCTCCTGGGAGGCCTGATCACATGGCTGGCTTTGGACACCTCCAGAAATCCAGAGCAGCTCATCTCATTAGCTGGCTTCTGCTTTTTGGTGCTGTTCCTGTTTGCCTGCTCCAAGCACCATGGCGCA GTGTCCTGGAGAGCCGTTTTCTGGGGCCTTGGCATAGAGTTCTTATTTGGACTCCTCATCCTCCGAACAACCCCTGGCATCCAAGCTTTCCAGTGGCTGGGTGACCAGATCCAG TTCTTTCTGGGCTACACCACAGCTGGCTCCAGCTTTGTCTTTGGGAATACGCTCACTGAAGAAGTCTTTGCCTTTCAG GCTCTGCCCATCGTTGTTTTCTTCAGTTGTGTGATGTCCATCCTCTACTACCTCGGCATCATGCAGTGGCTCATTGTCAAG ATCTCCTGGCTGCTTCAGGTCTCGATGGGCACCACTCCCACTGAGACTCTGAGTGTGGCAGGGAACATTTTCGTGGGACAG ACTGAAGCCCCGCTGCTCATCCGCCCGTACCTCGCCGACATGACCCTTTCAGAAATCCACACTGTGATGACTGGTGGCTTTTCCACCATTGCAGGCAGCGTGATGGGTGCCTACATATCCTTTGGG ATAGATGCGGCATCACTGATTGCAGCCTCCGTGATGGCTGCGCCCTGCGCCCTTGCCATGTCCAAACTCGTCTACCCCGAAGTGGAAGAGTCCAAGTTCAAGGGCAAAGCAAGCATCCACCTCTCCCATGG GCAAGAGCAGAACATCCTGGAAGCTGCGAGCAACGGGGCTGCTGCCTCTGTGGGGCTCGTGGCCAACATTGCGGCCAACCTCATTGCCTTCTTGGCGGTGCTGGAGTTCATCAACTCTGCCCTGCGCTGGTTTGGGGAGATGGTAGACATCGAGGGGCTCTCCTTCCAG GTGATCTGCTCCTACGTCTTCATGCCCGTGGCCTTTCTCATGGGGGCTGACTGGGCAGACTCACCGCTGGTGGCTGAGCTCTTGGGGATCAAGATCTTCCTGAACGAGTTTGTGGCATACCAGCACCTGGCCACGTACAAGAAGAACCGTCTGTCAGGCCTGGAGGAGTGGGACGGGAGCCGAAAGCAGTGGATATCT GAGCGAGCCGAGCGCATTGCCACCTTTGCACTCTGCGGATTTGCCAACCTTGGCTCCATTGGGATCATGCTGGGAGGCCTGG CCTCCATGGTGCCCCAGCGCAAGGGCGACTTAGCCTCTGTTGTGCTGCGAGCCCTGCTCACCGGCTGCTGCGTCTCCATGCTCAATGCCTGCCTGGCAG GTCTCCTTCATGTGCCAACGGAGGTGGGCGACTGCGTGACCTTCCTCAGCACCGCCAACTTCAGCTCCACCAGCTACACCATGTACACATGCTGCAAGCAGCTCTTTGCCAG CTCAGTGCTCAAGAATGGGACGGTCTCCTTCACAGGAGCCTGGGCCGGCCTAGCAGAGAGTGTGCTATGCCTGACACAGTGCTGCGGGCACTACAACCACACGTCCTGCCTGGGGACAACCTAG